GCATGGCGCGTTCGTTCAGTGTTTGGATGTCCTGCAGAATATGCTCAAAGCGCAATTCCCCCGTCTCGATCGCCTCGATTGCCAGGCCGTAGAACATGAAGGCATCGTCGGGATCGGGCGAGTGCCCAAGCGTCAGTGTGCGTGTCTCGTTTGGTGTGCTCATCTTACTCCTGTTGCGTGCAAGAATTTCCGATTCTCATTCGGCAGTGTACATCTGCGATCTGAGAACGATCATGTCGGGCAAGAACTGAGCCGACTGGCGCGATGAACGGAAATACCGCTGCCACCATTCCTTCGGCGGGACATCATCTTCCGACAGATCAACGTCTTCAAAGAGACCCAGTGCAAATACCTCCTGGAGTTGCTCAGAGACATTTGCTGCCGCTTCGGGGCTGGAGTAGGAGAAGAAACGAAGTCCTTCAAGTCCTTGGTCGGCCAGCGTCTCGGTAAACGCCTTGCTTGTGGCCAAGGAATTGTTGCTCTCGCCCGTCACGCGTCGCACTGCGTCCTGTGCCTCGATCAGGTTATTCGTCAGAATCAGGTGACTCGGAGTCAGGGCGATCGAGAAGCGCAGCGCCGTCTCTTCGCCCGGCATCTGCTTCATCGTCCAGATGTTGAATCCGCGCTGCGTGAAGTGCTCCAGCGGGATCTGATAGGGTTCGCCGGTCAGGCGATCGAAGAACTGATCCAGGGTCGCCACAAGCTTCTCGCCATTCGTCGTCTTGAGCAGGAAGACTTCCGAACTGACCGAGGAGGATGACATTCCCTCTTCCTCCAGTTCTGTCTTCACTTCGCTCGGCAATTCCCGCGAGTAGTAGGCGTGCTCGCCCTTCAGGTTGTTGATGATATCCGCTTCCACATCGACGTTGAAGTTACTGACAGAGGACATCAGATATGCGCTGAGGATGCTGTCCGCCTGCGGGTTGACCATGCGAGCCATGGCGCGGACGGTCTTCCAGATCTCCTCGAGATTCGCCGTGAACGAAGCGTAAGACAGAACGTTCGAAGGCACCAGCTTCGCGGAAGTGAGTTCATTCTTGCTACCGGCGTAGAGCATCGACAACAGGCCGCGGTGCTCTTCAGGAACGGCGATCACGGCATTGGAAGCAAGTCCCCCTTCGTGAAAACCCCAGGAGGCCATCATCGGACCCGTGCCAGAGAGCCCCAGGCTCTCCAGGCCCTCGATCAATTCTTCATGATCCGGATTGGCCTTCTGTTGGTCGAGCAGGCGCGCAAGATTGAAGTAGACCGTCACATCGCCTTGTTCGCCAACGCTGCGCTTGATGTCCTCGAAGCGATCGACGGCGCCGATGGTCTTCTGATTGTCGCCCATCAGTCCCGAAAGAGTCGGCCGGAGCGGCTTGCTTCGGCCCTCGCACAGGATGAAGTACTTGTCCGTCAGTGTGTACTCGATGTGAATGGGGATCTCCTCCATCAACTGAAGGCCCTCGAGTTCATCGGGTGAGTTTTCCGCCGGGCCTTCCTCGTAGTACTCGATGACGTAGATCTTCTCGCCTTTGAATTCCTCGACGCTCTTCTTGGCGTCCTCAGGCGTATCCGCCAGCAACTCGTCAAGAACGCGGCGGATCTCCTTGTGATCCTTCTTAGAGACTTCCGCGACGAATGCCGTGTCCCATTCGTGCATGGAATAGTCGCCGTCGGCGCGGTACTCGTTCATCGTGGAGTAGACGCCAACGTAGCCATTCATCATGCCGAGGATTTGCTCGATGTCGATGTCGAGCTCCTTCAGATCCTCTTCCTTGAAGGAATCCCAACCTTTCTCAATGGTCTGGCGAATGGCAGCGAACTCGGGGCTCTTCCAGGCTTCTTGATAGGGACTGGCAGCCCACTTCTCGCGCAGGGCTCCCATGTCCTTGATCGCGATAAGCAGCCATGTGTCCTCGGGCAACTGACTCGTCAGATCCTTCGCCCGTGCCGGAGCGATCGAAACGATCGCCAGCAGCAGGATTAGAGCGATGCTCCGCCACCCATCCCGGATGATCTTCATGGTATTTCCCCTTAGTCGATTTGTGCCGCCTGGATGCCCTCCGGCCTCACTCCGGCTGCAGGTACCTGTAGCCTTCGTTCTCTGCCTGCTCGGAATAAGCGAAGGACTCCTTGTTCTGAAGGAAGACATTGATCAATTCCACGGGCAGGGCGAAAGCGATGCCTTCCTGGAAGGAGGCTTTCAGCGTTACGAGCCCCACGACTTCACCGCGTACGTTGACAAGCGGCCCGCCGCTGTTGCCGGGGTTTACCGCCGCCGTCGTTTGCAGATAGAGGATGTCGTTCACGTTGCGCGCCAGCGAACTGACAATGCCCTGGCTGACAGTGTGCTCGAGCAGTCGGCGGCCCATCCCCGGATTGCCGATGGCGTACACATCATCGCCCACTTCCAGCGAACGCGGCGGCGCGATCGGCAGCGGCCGTAGTGTCACGCCCTTCTCGGCTGCCTTCTCAGGGCTGAGACGCAGCAGTGCGATGTCGTAGAGCGGGCTGAAGGCCTCGACCTCGACATCCTCAAACGTCTCGCGGCGCCACTGGTCGCCATCCTTCTCGAAAACGTTGACCGTGTGATACTTCTCGCCATTGATCACGTGGTGGTTTGTGACGATTAGTCCTTCGTCGTTGTAGATGAAGCCCGAGCCGGATCCGTGTGGGTTCGAGATCAGAACGACGCTTCGCTTCGCCTCATCGACGATCTGGGTGCGCGACATGACATCCTGCGAGGCGCCTTCGCGGGCACGGAAGATCACCGACCCGGTTTCCGGGTCGAAGACCCCGGAGCCAAGCCCCAGCGTCGGCGTCGTCTCCCCGCTGGCTGCTTCGGAAAGCGACTCCGAAGAGAGAATATTGTCGGGAGACAGACGGATGATCGTCGGGCCGATATCGATGAAAACTTCCTCGGGCGTTTCTTTCACCAACTGCCCGACCACCTCGCCACCACCGCGCAGGCGCCAGTACATCTGGTCATCATCCGCAGCGTGAGTGCTCGCTGTCGTCAGCAGTATTGCCAGCGTGGCGATCCAGGCGATCCGAGTCATCATCAAACAGGCCTCTTCCCGAGCGGTTCCGCGAACCAGAATTGACTATCGTCAGGAAGCCAGAACAGAAGCCCCGCGGCAAGAGAGAATCCCGTTGCAGAGCCGGAAGAAAAAGGAACGCCGCCGAGAGCAAGTCTCGGCGGCGCAGAGGGCACTGAATTCTGAGCAGTACGATCAGATATTCGGGCTTTCCCAGTTCACGATATCGTCGGAATCCGGAATCAGGCCGCCGACCGTCACACCGGTCGTTCCATTCGGTCCCTGCGACAGGATCTGGAACGTTGCCGGATTGTAGTAAGTTTCCGTCGAGTAGTACGGATGATCGGATGGCAGTCTGGCGCCGCCAAGGGAGGAGTATTCCCGGTACTGAATGTAGTAGTACGGGCTCCCGAACGGATCGAGGAACTGAATCTGAGCGCGCGACAATCCGGTCGTCAGGGCGCCGCCGGTCAACGTTCCCAGCTTGTTATCGTCCCAATCCAGATAGGGGCCTTCCCAACGGGTGCTGAGGGGCGTGTACATGTTCCCGTTCAGGCTGCCGCGCAAAGCCAACTGCATGTAGCCACAGCCCTGCGCGGGCGTCAGTTGGTCCAGATTGCTCGGGGCGATAGCGGTCCCCGTGCTGGAGGGCGGGAACTGTCCAACGTCGATCTGATAGCGATTGATGGCCACTTCCATCGTCCGGATCTCAGCCCGGGTTCTGGCCACCTTTGCTCGAAGGACTTCTTTCGTATAGACGCCGACGGCGATTGTCGAAAGCAGCGATACAATCAGCAGCACGACCATCAACTCGATCAGCGTTACGCCTTTATTGAAGAGCTTGTTCATTTTCGAGCTTTCCACCGGGCTTTTGGAGCGTTCGTTTCGGGGGACTACTTACCAACAAGTTCGGATCGATTAGAAGATCGAGTTGAAAGCCGTTTCGTTCGCGACCGGGCCGAATTCGTAGAAGATGTCATCGTCGAATTCCTGCACCGTCGAGGAATCCGATTCGCCGTTCGAGCCGAAGGAGACGATGGCGAAGCGATCGAACCGATCGTCCTGGTTCTGGTTGATGTTGCCATCATCGATATCGTTGTTGGACGGCGTCGCATTGATTGTCGACTCGCTCGCCGTGCTGATGATGCCGATCGGCGAGTAGAAGCGATATGGACGGCCCCAGGGATCGAGCACGAAGTCGTAAGAGACTTCCTGCTGCGTCAGATCCTGGGGATCGTTGACGATGTCGTTGCCCGTGTAGACGCGCTTCGCATTCAGGAACGGACCCTGCCAATAGTTGATCATCTGGGCGACGCGATCGTTCGGATCCGCCGTGCCGACGGCCAGGTCATCCTGGCCGGCCGAGACCTGCTCTGCCAGATCCAGGAACGGATTCACGACGTAGGTCGTGCTCGCGGTGGGGTAGTCGGCGAAGTTGTCGTGCGCCGTGCCTGTGCTGCCGACATTCAAATTCGGCACATTGTCCAGGATGTGAATGGGGACATAGTAACCATGAGTCATGGCGCACATGTCCTGGGCCATCGCGATCTCACGAACTTCCATCCGCGCCGTGGCGATTCGCGCCTGGTGCGTCTTCTGGACGAATACCGGCACAGCGATCGTCGCCAGTAGCGAGATGATCGCCAGCACGACGAGCAACTCCGTCAGCGTCACAGCCCGCATTGCTCTGTTTTCAAAAGTCTTCATGGTACGTAAGTCCTCCGAAAGTCGCGATGCCCTTCTGGTTTTCGGGCTCTCTATGAGTTTCCTGCATTCGAATCAAACCGTCAACTGCCTGTTCCTGCACCTTCTTCCAGCTCTATCGCCCGAACGAGCGGACAAAATCGTCACCCGTTCCAAGGTTGCTACCGGCTCCGTCGCCCGGCAGACCGTTCGGCCCCAGGCTCAGTACCGTGATACGATCAAACACATCGGTCGGCACGGCTGTCAGGATCGGAGAAAGAGATCCGATCGGGAAGTCGGCCGTCTGGACCATGTCGCCGTTCGGCTCGAGCACCATGCCCACGCGCGTGAACAGGAGGTAGTTATTTCCCCACGGGTCATCCGGAATGCCGTCCGGCAAACCGCCGTCATCATCGTCCGGCGTGTTAGTATAGTTATTCGAATCTTTCTGCCAGTTCACATACGGCCCATTCCAATTGAAGGATGTTTCATTGTTCTGAAGCAGATCAAGAAGGCCTCGCCCCACTGGGTTTCCATCGACCAACTCACCGGTCTGCGGATCCAGGAACAGTCGATCCTGGTTTTCAAAGTATCCGACAGTGTTATAGTTGTAGGATTGAATGGTGTCGTTGGGGGCATCACGCTCCCACTGAGTGGAGTCTCGGGTCACCGTATCGTTCAACATAAACAGGCGAACGTAATAGGCCGTATCGATCGCCACGCGCTCTTCTGCTGAAGCGTAGTGCTCCAGATCCTGCATCGCACGTGCCTCACGGGCCTGCTTGGTGCGATTCGCGATAATCGGAATCGCGATCGACACAAGAATGCCGATAATGATGATCGCGATCAGCAACTCGATGATCGAGAAACCCCGTGTTGCCTTGCGATATGTCCTCATCCGGTGTTGCATGACAGAGTCACCTTTTCGGGCCATCAACGGAATCCTTCTGCATCGTCCTTCAAACATCAGAACCGGTACTCGATATCGTCGCCATTGTCGTTCTGAATCGCGTTTTGCAATGGCGCGCGCTCGTAATCAGAAGAGACGCCCGGCGCCGATGCATCGCCTGGAATGCCGTCTTCACCCAGCGAGAATATCACGCTGGAATTGAAGGACGTTTCCGTGCCGAAGAACAGGTAGGGCTGACCCCACGGGTCGACCGGGTAGCGATCGCGCTCCAGAACAGTATCCGGCGTGGCCCCATCGACAAAGATCGGACCGCCAAACGTAGACAGGTAGAAATCAGGCATGTTTGACATCGATATCTCGCGCTTGAAGGCCAGATACGGCCCCCCCCAGTTCGTCTCAATGGCATCGCCACTGATGGCGACTTTGCCATTCCAAGCCACGCCAAAATCCTGTTCCGAATACAGGCGCGGTGGGTGGGTCGGAGGATCCCAACCCTCACCTTCAATCCGCGGGCCGTTATCCAAGTCTTGCAGGCGCGCCTGAATGCCGGCGTCCGCCTCGACCAGAAGCTGCGCCTTTGCAATCGAGGACAACTCGTCGTTGGCGGCCACAATACGGGCCTCTCGTGTGCGCTGGCGGAAAATCGGGAGAATCAGCAAGGCGATCAGGGCGATCACACTCGCCACCATCGCGATTTCCACCGCGGTAAAGCCTCGCTTATGATTACGTGCCGCTTGCTGCATCGGCTTCTCGGCTCCTTGAGTCTTCACGGGTACTCCCTCCTCAGAAGGAGAAGACCACGTCGTCTGAACCCGGATCGGTAATTCCGATCGGGGTCGACTGATCATCCGAAAGGGCGAACGACGCTGCGTTCATTCCGTAGTTCTGTCCATATTCCCAGCTCCACGCATTCGCGCGTTCGTCCGTGAACTGGTCTTCCAGCAAATAGGTGAGCGACAAAGATGTGTCGTTCGGATTACCAACAAAAAGACGCAGGCCGTATGGCCCTGTGTCGTTGACGTTGAAGATATCGCCAGCGGTCGGGCGGAAGAATTCTCCGCCACCCGGCAACTGGTTCGGACCGTAGCTGACAACCGCGTTGATGAAATTGCCCGTTACGCCGGACGACGACAACGTCACGTTCGTCGAATCCTGCGACGCGAAATACAGTGTCGGATTCGCTGGATCGGTCCGGTCGACGTTAAGCATATAGACCATGTACGGACCGTTGAACGGATCGACCGGCCACTGGAACGTCGCATTCTCCGCCGTGGTCGCCGGAATGCCCACAGGTGGATTGCCCGCTTCGAAGTCCGGCAACCGCATGGCTTTGGAACCGCCGCGTCCTTGAGAGACTCCGGATCGGGCTTGAGAAGCGCTGAAGTAGGGGCCGAGCCAGTTCTGTTCGATATGAGTAGCTTGGGGAACCGTCGATACGGAGAGGATGCTCATGAAGGCGTAAGATTGAGTCCCCGGGTTGCCGAAGGCCCTCTGTCCAGCTAACTTTAGCAGGTCCTTACTGTCATCCATGAAGCAGAGCTTCGGGAAAAAGCCCACATCGTTGTATGCGAAATCCAGTGCCGATGCGATCTGGCGGGTTTCGCCGATGATCGCCTTGCGCTGGTTGGATCGGAATTGCTGCTGAACGCCGAAAATCGCCAGGCCCGAAAAGAGCGCAATCAGCGCTCCCACAATCACCAACTCAACGAGTGTGAAAGCCCGGCGATTGCTGCTATGTCCGCGTTTCCGAAGCACTGTTGGCTTGTCTCCTCAACTAGTCGTCCTATGGGCTGGCCAAAGAATGGCTCTCAAAACCAGGGGCGTCAACTTCTCGTCACTGATTTTACGGCGCCAACCGGTGCCAGTAAACGTACTCCGGCGCGCCCCGATCCAAGGTCACCAACGCTTCTATGCGCGTGGCCTGCTGGATGCCTTCGGGCGAGTCTGGTTCCACCTTGGGTTGGCCCACAAGCAGAAAGGCTTCCGAACTCAACGTAATGTGAGGCAGAAGCGTGCGGAAGCGAGCCAGCCGGTCATCATCCGATGGGGCGTCACCAAACAGCGTGTCGTCAACCAGAACGTCGCTGAGTCCGCGGTACAGAACGCCATCCTCCAGAAGGCCATCCTGGGCATCCTGCTCCAGCTCTGCGCGCCGCTCCATCAGGTCCTCGGCCTGGTCCCAATCGATCCCTGGGAGGGACACGTAGCCCATCCCAAGTGTAGTATTCAGATTGATCCGTCCGTGCCGGACGTCCCAGCCGTGGGCGAAGTTCATCTCGCCATAATGAGCCAATTCCTGGCCGGTCATCTCCTCGGCCAGCCGATCCGCCTCGCTCTTCGACATCTCTGTGCTTTCCCTGGATTGCAAGCGAGGCAGCTTGACGGTGAACACGTCCAGCAGACGGGCGTCGATTATGCTCGGCTTCTTGGCGAGATCGACGTCTTCGAGATCGGCGCTGCGGGGAGTCGCCAGAGCAGGGAAATTCCACCGGATTCCTTCGCCGCCATTCTCCGGGGCGTAGCCCGCGAAGACCTGGAAGACATCGGCAGGGGAGACGAACGGCCCATCCATCGGGTAGTTGCGCAACTTCCGCAGAACCTGCGTGTCGGGCAATTCATCCCGCGGCGCGACATCGAACGGGTTCGCGTGTAGCTTCGTGGCTTCGCGAACCATCGGGTTTACGCGCTGGTAAGACAGCAGGCCCTCGCCGTCGTCATCGCTGTCAGGCTTGTAGGTCATTGAATCGATGAGGTTTCCGTCATCATCGAAGAGCGAGAGCGTGTACGCGCCCGGGCTGTGCAGCAGATTGAAGCCCGGCGCCGTGATGGAGCGTCGACTGGCCGTGTTCGCGACGACATCGAAGATATCGTAAACGCTGCCAGTCCCTGGCGTGTGGTAATCCAGTTCATCGGCTGAGTTATCGAAATCGTCCGTGATCAGCACGAAGCCCTTCGGCTTGATCCGTCCGTTCAGCGAGACCACTTCGCCCGCGCCGACCAGTTTCCAGCCGGTCAGATCGAAGTCTTCATCCCACGGATTGTAGATTTCGACGTATTGCCCGTCGTCGCCCTCTTCATCCGGGGTCAGGGAATTCGCATAGGCTTCGACGATGTAGGGAGTGCGCTCGACTCCCAGGATGCGATTCGTGCCGCCCGTTCCCGGGAACACCGTCGGGATGCGATCGAAATCGCGCGCATCGACGACGTTGACCGCAAACTGCTGCAGCATCGCGTCGTCTTTCGCCTCGTACTTGTAGAGCTTTTTGAGCGCATTGTAGATTTCAATCGGCGTCGCCGTGTTGAGATCGACTTTATCATCAGGCTGCAGATCGACCAGGCGCTCGTCCTTGCTGATGCTGAGCGTTGTCATATAAATCGACCCGGCGTTCAGGAGTTCGCGCGAAACGCCGGCGCCGGTAATCTTTGGGTAGTTCAGCAAGTCCTGGACGGAAGAGAACCGCACATCGTCGCCGTAGGCCGGCAGGCGGATGTCGGCGATGTACTCATCCGCTTCATCCACGCCGGTCACGAAGCCTTGGCGCCATTCGCTGCGGGCCTGCTCCTCGTCTTCGTCGACGACCCAGACGTCCTCGCGGACTTTGGCGATCAACTTCTTTGGGTCGCGCGAGACATGATCGACCAATCCGGCCGCGTTCAGCGCCTGCTCATTCGGCTGCAGACGCTCCGACTCATCCTTATCGAAATCATCATCGACATTGGCAGCGCCAGGCATTCCATCTGGACCGTAACGAATGTCTATGATTGCGGCGGCCACTTTCTTGCCATTCACCGAGATATTCGCCTCGTCGCCCAGCGCATCGAAGAACCGCGCCAGGACCACTTCGTCCGCAGCGTTGATGTTGATCTTCGCGGAAGCGTCGAACAGCGAAACCATCGATGTTTCCGTCCCGACCAGGGGACGCAGCACGCGGGGCTGGCGGGTCGTCCCCTCCTGGATAAGACTCCGGGATTCTTCGCGCCCGAGGGCTTCCGGCTCATTGAGCGCCAGCACGTACTGGGCCTCGGCGTTCTTGCCGGGGCGGAGCTTGAGGAACTCTTTGTCGAGCGACAGATCCAGCCGGCTGCTTGGGCCTTCGGGCAGGTCGTTCGCCAGCAGCAACGACGTCGAGTCCACGCCGGTCAGCGACGCGATGCGGTTCTGCACGCCGCTGGCGAAGTTATCGGCCGAGGCAATCTCCAGTCGGCTTGTGAACGACAGCGTGATGGCCATCAGGACGAGCAGCGACAGGATCGCGATCACTAACAGAATCGTCGACCCGCGGTCGGTGCGACCGGGCCGTATCTGCTGAATCCTCGTCTGTCCAATCGCGCGTCGTTTCATTGCGATGGCCTCTCAGCTTCTGGCGCCCGTCTACATTTCGCGGACAAACAACTCATACCTGACATCTTTGATCACAACTTCCAGGTCGACAACCGTGGCCAGCGATTCGGTCAACAATTCCCGCGATCCGAGTGGCCAGCCGCCGATATCCTCGAGCGGAATGCGTTCGGCGCTGACTGTCACCTGCACCCGGACGGCTGCCGGGAAAACGAACGGCGGAACGCCGAAGGGCGCGCCAATCGGGCGCTGGGCAGGGAAGAAGTAATTCGCCGCGTCCCAATTCTCTTGCCAGTACGGATGCGGCGCTGCCGTCGGTGAAACCACATCGTCGTTCGGGTTCCAGGCCAGGAAGTCCAGGCTGACAACGTCGAAGATCAACGGCGCGACCGTCGTCTCCTCTGTCAACTGGCCGGGATTCGTCACGACTTCGCGAAGCAGCACATGGTCCATGCCGTCGAAGTTGCCAATCTCGTAGGTGATGATCTGGGCGGGGGAGCCCATTCCCGGGTCCGCCGGGACACGGATGCTCAACATGTCGTTCGAGAAGACAACGTCTTCATCGACGTTGAAGTCTCCCACGTCCGGCACGCCGACAAAGGCCTCGCGTTCCGTCGTGGTTCCGATCACCGCGTGATGGTCATCATCGGCGGCGTTCCAACTCAAATCGTCGTCGAATCCGTCGAGCGTTTCCTCGTCGGTCGACCCATCGTCATCATTGTCGACATTGTCGCCGTAGGTCAGCGTGTTGGATGTCAGTTGGAAGTACTGCGTCCCCAGGGTTGCATCCTTGCGGACCTTGCGAAGATCGCGAACGATTGTGTCGACCGCAATGCGTGCCCGGGTGTGAGCGCGGATCTGGGCTTCGGCATCATCGGTGGCGCGAGAGATTTGGACGAAGGCCGTAACGACACTGCCCATGAAGACCAGGGCAATCACGAGCGCGACCAACAATTCCACAAGGCTCAGCGCTCTGCGCGTCGAGTGGGTCGAAGCCCTGCGAATGTTTGGCCGAATCTGTCTCATCCTTCGCTTTCGAGTTCCGTTTTCCGGGCTCGGTTTTCCCCCGATTCTTGAACCTTATGATCCTGGACAAAATATGGGGCAGCCGCTGCCGGCTGCCACGCCAATCTCGTGCTTCAAAACCCTCCGAGCGGCTTTCTCATCACCGATCGAACCTCAACTCGTAGACCACGCGCTGGTCAGGATCGAAATCCTGCGCCAACCGCACAATGACTCGTGCGACATTTACGTCGTCTCGCGGGTCGCCAGGCGTATCGTTGCTCGAGAACAACGACTCGCCAGAGTAGGAATACGTCAATCGCTCATCCAACGGCCAGACAATCGGATCCGTCGGTGCGTGTCGGTTTTCAATCTCTTGGATAATCCGGGATTGCCTGTCGCGATCCCGTCGAATTTCTTCCACTTTTTCGTGCGCCAGCAGCGCTGCCGTGCCCTTCAGGGCCGCATCTGTGTGGGCGCGCAGGCTGACGGGGAAGAGCTGGACAATAGCCACCACCCCGGCGAGAAGAATCGCCAAGGCTACCAGAACTTCGATGAGAGTGAAGCCTCTTCCGTTCCCCGCGGGCGGGAATCGCCTGCGCATCGTCCGGCTCCTTTACAGCTTCCGCTTAGGCAGGATCTGGGGCTCGCCGGAGTTAGACTCCATTCGTATCGAGAAGAAGCTCTCGTCCGCGGAGGGGTCGTCGAACTCACGCCTCAACAAAATCACCACGTACGGATTCCCACCATCGGGTGTGAAAGGAATCGTCCGTCGACCATCGGTGTAGACATTCGAATCGATCCGCAACTGATCCACGACCACAAACTCCGCAAAGGCCTCCTCAGGGACGACCTTCGGAATCGTGTCCGTCCCCGCCGCGTTCAGCGCATCAATCCAGAAGAGCTGACGATCGAGATCGATAACGACGCTGTGGCG
This genomic window from bacterium contains:
- a CDS encoding prepilin-type N-terminal cleavage/methylation domain-containing protein, with product MNKLFNKGVTLIELMVVLLIVSLLSTIAVGVYTKEVLRAKVARTRAEIRTMEVAINRYQIDVGQFPPSSTGTAIAPSNLDQLTPAQGCGYMQLALRGSLNGNMYTPLSTRWEGPYLDWDDNKLGTLTGGALTTGLSRAQIQFLDPFGSPYYYIQYREYSSLGGARLPSDHPYYSTETYYNPATFQILSQGPNGTTGVTVGGLIPDSDDIVNWESPNI
- a CDS encoding S1C family serine protease — protein: MMTRIAWIATLAILLTTASTHAADDDQMYWRLRGGGEVVGQLVKETPEEVFIDIGPTIIRLSPDNILSSESLSEAASGETTPTLGLGSGVFDPETGSVIFRAREGASQDVMSRTQIVDEAKRSVVLISNPHGSGSGFIYNDEGLIVTNHHVINGEKYHTVNVFEKDGDQWRRETFEDVEVEAFSPLYDIALLRLSPEKAAEKGVTLRPLPIAPPRSLEVGDDVYAIGNPGMGRRLLEHTVSQGIVSSLARNVNDILYLQTTAAVNPGNSGGPLVNVRGEVVGLVTLKASFQEGIAFALPVELINVFLQNKESFAYSEQAENEGYRYLQPE
- a CDS encoding type II secretion system GspH family protein yields the protein MKTFENRAMRAVTLTELLVVLAIISLLATIAVPVFVQKTHQARIATARMEVREIAMAQDMCAMTHGYYVPIHILDNVPNLNVGSTGTAHDNFADYPTASTTYVVNPFLDLAEQVSAGQDDLAVGTADPNDRVAQMINYWQGPFLNAKRVYTGNDIVNDPQDLTQQEVSYDFVLDPWGRPYRFYSPIGIISTASESTINATPSNNDIDDGNINQNQDDRFDRFAIVSFGSNGESDSSTVQEFDDDIFYEFGPVANETAFNSIF
- a CDS encoding prepilin-type N-terminal cleavage/methylation domain-containing protein; translated protein: MARKGDSVMQHRMRTYRKATRGFSIIELLIAIIIIGILVSIAIPIIANRTKQAREARAMQDLEHYASAEERVAIDTAYYVRLFMLNDTVTRDSTQWERDAPNDTIQSYNYNTVGYFENQDRLFLDPQTGELVDGNPVGRGLLDLLQNNETSFNWNGPYVNWQKDSNNYTNTPDDDDGGLPDGIPDDPWGNNYLLFTRVGMVLEPNGDMVQTADFPIGSLSPILTAVPTDVFDRITVLSLGPNGLPGDGAGSNLGTGDDFVRSFGR
- a CDS encoding type II secretion system GspH family protein; this encodes MLRKRGHSSNRRAFTLVELVIVGALIALFSGLAIFGVQQQFRSNQRKAIIGETRQIASALDFAYNDVGFFPKLCFMDDSKDLLKLAGQRAFGNPGTQSYAFMSILSVSTVPQATHIEQNWLGPYFSASQARSGVSQGRGGSKAMRLPDFEAGNPPVGIPATTAENATFQWPVDPFNGPYMVYMLNVDRTDPANPTLYFASQDSTNVTLSSSGVTGNFINAVVSYGPNQLPGGGEFFRPTAGDIFNVNDTGPYGLRLFVGNPNDTSLSLTYLLEDQFTDERANAWSWEYGQNYGMNAASFALSDDQSTPIGITDPGSDDVVFSF
- a CDS encoding lamin tail domain-containing protein gives rise to the protein MKRRAIGQTRIQQIRPGRTDRGSTILLVIAILSLLVLMAITLSFTSRLEIASADNFASGVQNRIASLTGVDSTSLLLANDLPEGPSSRLDLSLDKEFLKLRPGKNAEAQYVLALNEPEALGREESRSLIQEGTTRQPRVLRPLVGTETSMVSLFDASAKININAADEVVLARFFDALGDEANISVNGKKVAAAIIDIRYGPDGMPGAANVDDDFDKDESERLQPNEQALNAAGLVDHVSRDPKKLIAKVREDVWVVDEDEEQARSEWRQGFVTGVDEADEYIADIRLPAYGDDVRFSSVQDLLNYPKITGAGVSRELLNAGSIYMTTLSISKDERLVDLQPDDKVDLNTATPIEIYNALKKLYKYEAKDDAMLQQFAVNVVDARDFDRIPTVFPGTGGTNRILGVERTPYIVEAYANSLTPDEEGDDGQYVEIYNPWDEDFDLTGWKLVGAGEVVSLNGRIKPKGFVLITDDFDNSADELDYHTPGTGSVYDIFDVVANTASRRSITAPGFNLLHSPGAYTLSLFDDDGNLIDSMTYKPDSDDDGEGLLSYQRVNPMVREATKLHANPFDVAPRDELPDTQVLRKLRNYPMDGPFVSPADVFQVFAGYAPENGGEGIRWNFPALATPRSADLEDVDLAKKPSIIDARLLDVFTVKLPRLQSRESTEMSKSEADRLAEEMTGQELAHYGEMNFAHGWDVRHGRINLNTTLGMGYVSLPGIDWDQAEDLMERRAELEQDAQDGLLEDGVLYRGLSDVLVDDTLFGDAPSDDDRLARFRTLLPHITLSSEAFLLVGQPKVEPDSPEGIQQATRIEALVTLDRGAPEYVYWHRLAP
- a CDS encoding prepilin-type N-terminal cleavage/methylation domain-containing protein, which produces MRRRFPPAGNGRGFTLIEVLVALAILLAGVVAIVQLFPVSLRAHTDAALKGTAALLAHEKVEEIRRDRDRQSRIIQEIENRHAPTDPIVWPLDERLTYSYSGESLFSSNDTPGDPRDDVNVARVIVRLAQDFDPDQRVVYELRFDR